The genomic interval CGCTTATGGCAGGCTTCCCAACAAACTTTAGATAAGTTTACACCTGATGCAGTCAAAGCCTGGAAGAAAGTATCTCCGGGAGAAATTCCAGTTACCAGTTTTGCAACTATCAAGCCATCTCCTGAAAGAAATCATCGAAAATTGTTTAGCTGGGTCCGGAATATTGCTGCGGTATTACTCATTAGTGCAGCGCTTGGCTGGGGAATATGGCAAATCAATTCAAGTAGCGTAGAGTGGATAGAGAAAGCTAGCCTCCAGGAAACCAGCCAGATGATTGTACTGGCAGACGGAACTAAAATATGGCTGAATTCGCAAAGCAAGCTACGTTATCCGGAACAATTCGATACGAATATCAGGGAAGTATTTCTGGAAGGCGAAGCTTATTTTGAAGTAGCTGAAAATGCTGAGAAACCCTTTATCATTCATTCACAAAGCAGTGTAACGCAAGTACTCGGCACAACATTCACTGTTCGCAGTTACGAAGCGGAACCTACGGTGGAAGTGAATTTACTCAGCGGAAAAGTTGCATTCAGCCTTGAGAACACTCAGCCAGACCATAAAGTAACGCTAAAACCTGGGCAAAAAGGGGTTTTAAATAAAGCCAGACAAAAAATTACGGTTAGTGGTAATGAAAATGAGAACTTCCTGGCCTGGAAAACCGGAAAACTAGTATTTCAGGATATAGCCCTCAGAGATGCATTGCAGACCCTGGAAACGTATTATCAAATTGATTTTACAGTTACGGATTCGCTGCTATTGAATTGCCGTTTTACCGGTTCGTTTACCCAGGCTCCCCTGGAAGATGTATTACAGGTTTTTGCGTTTGGCTCTGACATCTCCTATCAGAAACAGGGAAATCAGTATATTTTATCAGGCAAAGGCTGTCAATAACCACATGAGAACAGCTATAGAAATAAACCTCAAAAAGTGGCTACCCAGCATTATACTGGCCTTTAGTTGCCTGATGGTTGAACCTGCTTATGCTCAATCCTCCCTGCTTGACACCAAAGTTACGGTACACATTACAAATAAAACACTTGCAGATGTTCTGGATGAAATCAAAATCAATTATCAGATTCCTTTTTCCTATTTCAAAAACCAGCTTCCCCTACAAAAGAAGATAAACCTCCGCCTGCAAAATGAGCCCTTGGATAAACTCCTTGACCAGATAAGTTTACAAGCTGGCATTCAGTATCAGGCCATCGGCGGACAGATTGTATTGAAAGAAATGATAGAAACGCCTTTGAAGAAACCTGCTAATATAACTGGCTCACAGCCTAAAAAACACCTCATTCCTATTTCCAAAAAGCCATCCATTCAACCAAACTCATATATCTTTTTGGCTGATAATAGCGATTTTTCAACTATCCGCCATACTTCCAAAGAGGCTTATCTTTCAAACAAAATAAGTTTCAGAAATAATATTGCTCAGAAAGAAAATGATGAGCCGCAATTCCTCCGGTCTAATTTTGCAACTTCAGATGCTCAAACATTGCCTGACAATAGCCGCTTTGCGCATATAACTCATCTGGACCAAGCTTTTTATATGCCAGCTAGTCAGCCTGATATCAGTAATTTAAAGGTCATTTCGGCTGGCAATTTCCCTGCGATTCCGGCTACAAAACCTGAATTCAGGCATAGCACCCTGCAACTGGCGCTCGTTCCCGGAGTCAGCACACATGGTATTCATCCAGGCGAATACACCAATGCTGTTTCTATTAATCTACTGGCCGGATATTCTGCCGGAAACAAATTTGTGGAAATTGGTGGATTGTCTAACTTCAATCAGGATCATGTGTATGGCGTGCAAATTGGAGGTTTAGCAAATGTGGTGGGCGGGAATAAATTTGTGGGACTTACAGCGCAGGAAAAACAGAAGCTAAAAAAGGAAAATACAGAATCGAATCTGCAGGGCTTACAGATCGCCGGGCTTACCAATATTATTGCCGGAAATGCATTTGGCTGGCAAACCACCGGAGGCATTAATATAGTTCAGAAATCTTTACAGGGCGTACAATTTGCCGGAATTTCCAATCTGGTAAAAACCTATACTTTCGGCATACAGCTGGCTGGTATTTCAAACGCTTCTATGGAATCGGTAGATGGGCTACAGATAGCTGGCTTGTATAATTATACAGATGGCGAATTGCATGGCATTCAGTTGAGCGCTTTCAACCAGGCCGGGGAAATTGAAAGCAAACGTTCCCTGATTTCGGTGAATCATACCGGCTTACAACTTGGCCTGATAAATACAGCCAGACGCATGAATGGCTTTCAGGTAGGTGTTGTCAATATCGGCGGTGAGATGGCAGGTACACAGATTGGACTTATCAATCTTAATTCCGGT from Rhodocytophaga rosea carries:
- a CDS encoding STN domain-containing protein yields the protein MRTAIEINLKKWLPSIILAFSCLMVEPAYAQSSLLDTKVTVHITNKTLADVLDEIKINYQIPFSYFKNQLPLQKKINLRLQNEPLDKLLDQISLQAGIQYQAIGGQIVLKEMIETPLKKPANITGSQPKKHLIPISKKPSIQPNSYIFLADNSDFSTIRHTSKEAYLSNKISFRNNIAQKENDEPQFLRSNFATSDAQTLPDNSRFAHITHLDQAFYMPASQPDISNLKVISAGNFPAIPATKPEFRHSTLQLALVPGVSTHGIHPGEYTNAVSINLLAGYSAGNKFVEIGGLSNFNQDHVYGVQIGGLANVVGGNKFVGLTAQEKQKLKKENTESNLQGLQIAGLTNIIAGNAFGWQTTGGINIVQKSLQGVQFAGISNLVKTYTFGIQLAGISNASMESVDGLQIAGLYNYTDGELHGIQLSAFNQAGEIESKRSLISVNHTGLQLGLINTARRMNGFQVGVVNIGGEMAGTQIGLINLNSGKHGKGMPIGLFNLNTRNEFVRLYTSELFASNLEISTGSLRIQNMVSIGYNLLPGNDFYKPKWSVGYSIGQIKRPGKDFFYSYDAGIAHVNQQGKLTKQLSLLTRARATAGYKISLRKVVFHLFGGITFNTFIADHDRNPISPESLRIYHTNNGRSHLEMWPGFVAGIHL
- a CDS encoding FecR family protein gives rise to the protein MNFETIAAYLAGECSLQEKQEIENWRQVNPKNEQDFQRWQRLWQASQQTLDKFTPDAVKAWKKVSPGEIPVTSFATIKPSPERNHRKLFSWVRNIAAVLLISAALGWGIWQINSSSVEWIEKASLQETSQMIVLADGTKIWLNSQSKLRYPEQFDTNIREVFLEGEAYFEVAENAEKPFIIHSQSSVTQVLGTTFTVRSYEAEPTVEVNLLSGKVAFSLENTQPDHKVTLKPGQKGVLNKARQKITVSGNENENFLAWKTGKLVFQDIALRDALQTLETYYQIDFTVTDSLLLNCRFTGSFTQAPLEDVLQVFAFGSDISYQKQGNQYILSGKGCQ